DNA sequence from the Brevundimonas sp. NIBR10 genome:
CCAGACGCCCGCGCGGATCGTTGGTGGTGGTCATGATCTAGCCCTTCGTCCAGAGGCGCACGCGCGGTTGCGCGAGCTCGATGTCGGCGTCGGTCGCCGGACGCGCGAGGCCGTCGGCCTTCAGCGTCTTCGCCACCTTCGAGGTCACCCCGATCACTTCACCCCGCGACAGGCCGCGATCGGGGTCGGTCGTCAGCACGACCAGCCAGGCCTGGGCCTCGGGCAGGGTCGAGACGCCGGGCTCCGCATCCGCCATCGGATCGACGGTTTCGGGCGCGTTGTCCCCGGACGGGGCGACTGGCGGGACCGGCAGCTCGGCCGGATCCGGGGCGGTGTCGGGGGCGGTGTCAGGCATGGGCGAGGTCTCCTCAGCCGGCGGCGTGCGCGGCGGTGTAAAGGACGCGGATGGGGCCGACGGCCGTGGCCGTGGCCGGAGCATTGGGGAAGGCGACGTCGTCGTCGCGCTGGGCCGGCTGGAGCTCGGCGTAGACCTCCGGGCCGAGACCCAGGGTACGGTCGGCCGCAATGAGGGCGGCCAGATTCTCGACGCCTTCGTCACGACGCGCACGCCGTGCGCTGCGGCCGGTCGCGTTGGTGTCGCCCGCCCCGATCTCTGCGCGGACGGCGTAGGCGACAGCGGCCTCCAGTTCGAGCTCATAGAGGTTCTCGCCTTCGGGTCCCGACAGGACCGAGAGAACATCGGGCGGCGGGCCGTCCTGAACCGCGACCGCGTGCAGCAGGCGCAACGTCCCCGGCGGCTGGGCGGCGACCTCGTCCCAGTGCGATGGCTCCGGTTCGTCGATGACGGCCGCCGGGAAGAAGCCGTTGCTCCCGGCCAGCATGGCGACCAGTGCCTCCAGGATCGCCTCGCGGGTCGTGCTCATCGGTCGCTCCTGAGGTCGGCGGGCAGCAGGGTTGTCAGGGCCTGGGCGAAGCCGCCGGGGAAGCCCGCCTCGATCTTCTCCAGCAGGGCCCGGCCCTCGACCCGCTTCTTGAGCGTCGCCGTCTTGGTCAGGGCGAACAGCACGGTGGCCCTACGGTTCTGGTTCCTGGCCAGACGGCCCGTCGGCGTGAGGGTGGACCGATCCTTGGCGATCAGGACGCCGGTCTGGCGGTCGGGCGCGATGATCGGCACCAGATCGACGCCCAGCATCATCGCGACCTGGTCGGCGTAGCTGTCGTCCTTCATGAACTTGCCGAAGGCGTTGCGGCCGACGACGCCCCTTTTCTTCTGCTGTTGCAGACGACGGACGATGGCCTTGGCCGGGCCGGTCGGGATCGCGAGGAACTGGGCGTTGCCGCTGACCTTGATCACCGTCGACATCGAGAAGGCGTCGATGATCAGGCCCGCGCGGGTGTAGATCCAGCCGGCGACGTTCAGGCTGTCTTTGTCCTTGGGATAGGTGTTGCCACGCCAGGTCTTCGACAGGGCCGCGCCCTTGTGGAAGCCGCCGGCGACGACGTCGGCCCGCAACCGGTTCTTGCCGTCCTGGACCACGACATCCATCGCAGCCCAGTAGATGCGCTCCAGCGCCCGGTATTGTTCGTCGATCGAGGCCTGCAACCGGCCCTGAAACGCGAGGGCCAGGTCGCTGTTCTCGCCGTCGATCGTCAGCTTGAAGCCGACATTCTCGCCGTTGTTCATGCGCCCGCCGCGCAGCAGGCCGGTCGTGCGCATGTGCGCCGGGATGCTACGGCCGGTCGAGACGCCCCAGGCGGAGCGGGTGGACATCAGCCGGTCACCGGACAGAGCCAGTCCCGCCGATCCATCCGGTCGTCACGCCAGGGCTGCCCATGGATGACCAGCAGCCGCGCCCCGACCAGAAGGGTGTCGCCGTCGCGCGGCGAGACCCCCGGTGCCGCCGCCTCGGCCGCCGCGACCGAGATCCGCGCCACATCCGCCATCTCGATCAGGGTCATCCCGGCCTGACGCGACGGCCGCTCGACCTGTTCCAGGATGACCGGCAGTGTGGCCACGACCGCATCGGTCCGGCTCCAGGTCGCGGCCGTGTCGTCGGCCAGGGCGGCGAAGACGGCCGTATCGAGTTCGGCGGCGAGATCGGACCAGGGCATAGGACTCAGTCGAGGACGAGGCGGGCCTGGTCGGCCTCGGCCTCGGTCGCCGGGCGAGCCCAGCCCCGGCCGACCAGGTCGTCGGCGCGGGCCGCCGCCGCCAGGACGATGGTCCGGCGCGGCACGGCGCGGCCGTCGGGTCCGGTGACGCGAGACGTCAGGAGTACGATCGCGGCCGGGCGACCCGCAGCCTCCGCAGGGGCCTGGGATCGGGGCTTGCGCGAACGCGCGCCGGCGCGCGGCGCGGCGCGGACGGCGGGATCGATCCGGGCCTGGGTGCGGGGCGAGGCGTGGGGGCGCGATTCGGGCGAGGCAGGGCCCACAGCGGCCTCGGGGGCTGGCGCTTCAGGAGCGACCGGCTGCGGATTCTCAGGCTCCGGAGCCGATTGCGGCGCGGGTGGGGCGAGGTTGAACGGATCCATGGTCGTCTCCAGTCGGAAAGGGCGGGCTTGTCGGAGCCGCCTGCGCGGCGGCTCAGAAAAGCCCGCCGCCCGGGGGACCGGGCGGCGGCAGGTTCAGGAGGAGAGGAAGGCCTCAGGCCGCGCCGAGGTTGACCCGTTGGAGCACCTTGGGCCGGGTGCAATAGGTGATCGGGTTGGACTGGGCCTCGAGCTCGAGGAACTTGTTCTTGCCCGAGGGGTCAGGCACGGCGAGGGCATATTTGATCTGCCCCAGGGTGTTGACCGCCTCCATCGTATCCGCCGGAGCAAAGAGCTGGGCGAACAGGCCGGGAACGCCGAGGGGGAAGATCCGGGCCTCATCGGTCGGGATGGCGACGGCGCCCTGGCCGCGATAGTTCTCCCAGGTGACGTTGCCGTAGTTGAAGATCCGCGAGCCATTGCCGCGCAGCTCCTGGGCCGCCGCCGTCGCCAGATAGAGGGCGCGGGTTTCCGGATGGGAGATCAGGGCGTCGAAGAAGTCGTCGCCCGCGAAGGCGTGGTAGCCCGTCGGGGTGAAGCCCCCGAGCTCGGCCTCGATGCGACGCAGGGCTCCGGTGATGATGCGCTTGACGGGCGAGCCGTCCGACTCGGTCCAGGCCGCCTCGAGCAGCAGGCCCACGTCGGCAGGTTCGGCGATCCCGAACTTGTCGAACAGGTCCTCGATGACCGATCCGTCGGCGTCGAGGACCAGGCCCTGGATGGCCCCGAGGCGATGGTATTCCAGGGTGAGGTCGAGGGACCGCGACATCTTGAGCAGACGCTTGTCGCGCACCTCCTGAACGCCGACCAGCTGGTTGGCGGTGCCGAAGCTGCGCACGTTCTGGATCTCGTCGGCATAGATCCGGTCCTCCAGTTGCAGATGGACCGACTGGAACGCGACGGCCTCGCGGCGGTCGATGGCCACGGACTTGCCGGGACCGCCACGCGGCGTGGATTGCACCAGGGCGAGGGTCTCGCCGATCTTCTCGATGAAGGCGCTGGTGGTGTTGATGCCCTCGACGTCGAACACGTCCAGTTCCATCAGGCGCTGGGGGACGTAGGCGATCTCGTTGATGGCATGGGTGAGGGAGGTCGTGCCGAACAGGTTCGACTTGAAGACGTCCGCGACGGTCAGCATGGCTGTTTCTCCGGGCTGTGTTGAGCTGAGCCGTCACGCGGGTGCGGACGGCGGATTTAGGCGGCAGGCGAGTTGAAGGCGGTGGGGCGGCCTCGGCTTGCGGAGACCGCCCCGTGGGGATCAGGCCCGGACGATGACGCCCATGGCCTTGAGGGCGGCGATGGCGGCCGTCTTTTCCCCGGCGTCGTGGTCGTCCCAGACCAGGCGGGCGGCGATCACCTCGGCATCGCGGACGATGGCGACGGCGCGGGCCGTTTCGCCGACGCCGGTGACGACGCCGTCGTAGAGGATGCCGGCGACGTTCTGGGAGCCGTTGACGCCCTCGGGATCGTGTTTGACGTACTGGCCCTCGCCCGTCGCAGCGGCATCGGTCACCGTGATGGTGAACTGGTCGCCGATGGCCGGATCGGTCCCGGCGTCGGTGATGGTGAAGGGCCCGATCCCGCCGATCGTGGCGGCCGTTCCCGTCGTCGCCTCGCCAAGCGCGACCCCATCGGGCGATTCCAGAAGGAAGGCGGCCGTGGCACCGGTGCTGACGGCGGTCAGTTTGTAGACGCCCGTCGGGGTGCCGACCGCGACGGCGGGCGAGGCCGTGATGGTGGCCGCGCCGGTATTACCCGCGACGGCCGCCGCCGCCGCCGACAGGGTGCCGATCGAAATCAGGCCCAGGACAGCGCCGGCCAGCAAGGTCTGGCTGGCCGCGACGACGATGTTTTCGCGCGAGCGATAGTGGTTGGCCTCCGACAGGAGGAATTCCGGGCCGACGCCCGCTTCGATGAGACGATCCATGATGGGTTTCCTTCAGGTTTGGATCACGCGCTCAGACAGGCCGGGGCCGGTTGCGCAGGGATGGGCGAGGCAGGTCAGCGACGGGCGGCGGGGCGGTTCTTCGCCCAGGTCGAGGAGGCCGAGGCCGGGCCCTTGTCCTTGCCGGTGTCGGCGTCGGGACCCAGGCGCTGTGACCCGGCGAGGACCGAGGCGAGTTGACCCTTGCCGGCACCCTTGGGGGCCTTCGACAGCAGACGCACCGCGCGGGCCTCGGTTATGCCGGGCGTGAAAGCCAGGTCTTGCGCCATGTCTTCGCGGCCCTTGGCCTCGGGATGGTTGAGGATGGCCTTGGCGACCTTGGCATCGACCTCGCCTTCCTCGTCCTCGTCGCCGTCGGCGGCGTCAGAGGTGGCCTCCTCATCGGTTTCGTCTTGGTCCGAGACCTCGTCGTCCTCGCCTTCGTCTTCATCGGCGGGAGCTTCGTCCTCGGGCAGCTCGGCGCCGAGTTTGCGGATCTGGTCCTTGGAAAGGCCGGCCTTGCGGGCGGCGGCCATCACGGCGCTACGCTTCATGTCAGTGTCCTTCGTGGCTGCGGGTGCCCGGTTCGGGGCGGGGGAAGTGGAAAGGCGGGCGGCGGCGAGATCGCGGATGGCGGCGAACGCCGTGCGTTCCGTCGCGATCTCGTCGACCAGGCCGTGGTGCAGGGCCGAGAGGGCGGGGTTGTCGGAATCGCCGAAGAAGCACCCGGCCTCGGTCGCCAGGACGGCCTCTTCGGTCAGGGTCGGGCGACCGGCCAGGACGTCGGCGACGAACCAGCGGCCGCACTGATCGATTTCGGCCTGTAGGGAGGCCTCGGCGGTTTCCGACAGGGGCGCAAAGGGGCTGGCGTCGGCCTTGCGCTTGCCGAAGGTGAAGGCGCGGATCTCGAGGCCGTCCTTTTCAAGAGCCCCGGCCATGCCGCACCAGGTGACGACCGCGCCGATCGAGCCGACCCCGCTCTCGCGCGCCGCGACGATCCGGTCGGAGGCGCTCGGCTCCCAGTAGGCGGCGCTGTAACCATCGCGCAGGAAGGCGTGGATGGGCTTGCCGCCGGCGGCATCGCGGTTCGCCCGCTTGAAGGCGGCGAGTTCGGGCAGGCCCGCATCGACGACGCCGCCGGGCGACCGCACGACCTCCCAGATCGCGCCGACGCGAGCGTCCGCGAACATCTCCTCATAGGCCCGGTAGAGGGTGTCGTAGCCGTGATACCAGGTTTCGCCCCAGCCGAAGCCCTCGGCCATCAGGGGCCCTTCGATCTCCAGGATGCCGACGCCGTCCTTGAGCACCCAGCCGGAACCGGTCGCATCAGGTTCACCGACCCAGCGCGGGGCGGTGGCCAGGGGTTCGGTGCGGACCTGCTGGTCCTCGCGGCCCGCGAAGGCGCGGCGAGCGCGGCCGACGAAGGTGGCCAGGGGCGAGCCGCGTTCGCCGGCCTCGACCCCCAGCATACGGGCCAAGGCCGGAACCGAGGCCTCGCGCATCAGAAGGGGGCGGCCGGACAGGGCGGCGGCCAGACGGGCGGGATTGCGCATTGAGTTACCGGACAAAGAGGCGCCTCGCTTTCGAGAAATCAGGCCGCGACGGGACGGGCGTCGAGGAAGGCGTTGTGGTCGGCGCTGTCGGCGATCTCGGCGACGCGCTGGAGGGCGGTGCGTGCCCGGCCGCCGGGACGTTCGTCGCGCTGACGGTCGCCCTCCGGATCCTCGCCCGACGCCTCGACCGCGTCGGCGACGATGCCGAGGTCGCGCTTGCGCGCGGTCTCGCGGGCCTTCTGTTCCAGCTTCTCTTCCCAGCTCGAGCCGTCGTAGTCGGCGCACTCGTCTTCCATGGTCGTAATGCCCGCCTCCATGCGGGCGGCGGCGGCCAGGATTTCCTTGGTCGGGTCGATGTGCCCGCGACCGGGGCCGCGCCAGCGACCTTCGACATAGGCGTCGATGGCCTCGTAGAAGTCGGGCGCGCCGTCGGGAATCCGCAGGGCGCCGATGTCGAACGCCTCCTCCAGCCAGGCAGCGAAGAAGGGCCAGGCGATCTGCTGTTCGATCAGGCCGCGCAGGGCCAGGGTTTCCTTCCAGGCGATCAGCAGGGCAGCCCGCGCGGACGAATAGTTCGTCTGCGAGAAGTCCATCGACAGTTCTTCGTAGGTGACGCCGAGCGCCGCCGCGATCAGGCGCAGGATCGCCCGCGTGAACCCGTCGAACCCGGAGGTGTCCCGGGCCGTGGTCTGCATGGTGATGTCGTCGTCGGGCCCCAGGACGGGGAACTGGACGCCGTCCACCTCGACCGGATTGTCCTTGTAATAGTCCTCCCGGCCTTCAGCCCATTCGGAGACATCGTCGGCCGAGAAGGATTCGCTGGTCGCCGAGGGCCCGGCATTGGATTTGACGAAGCCGAGGAAGAGGGCGTTCAGGGCCGCCGCCTCGATCGTCTTGTCGGTGTATTTCGACAGGCTGCGGAACAGCTTCAACACCGAGGCGAAGCGGGTCACG
Encoded proteins:
- a CDS encoding DUF6441 family protein, which encodes MSTRSAWGVSTGRSIPAHMRTTGLLRGGRMNNGENVGFKLTIDGENSDLALAFQGRLQASIDEQYRALERIYWAAMDVVVQDGKNRLRADVVAGGFHKGAALSKTWRGNTYPKDKDSLNVAGWIYTRAGLIIDAFSMSTVIKVSGNAQFLAIPTGPAKAIVRRLQQQKKRGVVGRNAFGKFMKDDSYADQVAMMLGVDLVPIIAPDRQTGVLIAKDRSTLTPTGRLARNQNRRATVLFALTKTATLKKRVEGRALLEKIEAGFPGGFAQALTTLLPADLRSDR
- a CDS encoding major capsid protein, with the protein product MLTVADVFKSNLFGTTSLTHAINEIAYVPQRLMELDVFDVEGINTTSAFIEKIGETLALVQSTPRGGPGKSVAIDRREAVAFQSVHLQLEDRIYADEIQNVRSFGTANQLVGVQEVRDKRLLKMSRSLDLTLEYHRLGAIQGLVLDADGSVIEDLFDKFGIAEPADVGLLLEAAWTESDGSPVKRIITGALRRIEAELGGFTPTGYHAFAGDDFFDALISHPETRALYLATAAAQELRGNGSRIFNYGNVTWENYRGQGAVAIPTDEARIFPLGVPGLFAQLFAPADTMEAVNTLGQIKYALAVPDPSGKNKFLELEAQSNPITYCTRPKVLQRVNLGAA
- a CDS encoding head decoration protein, whose amino-acid sequence is MDRLIEAGVGPEFLLSEANHYRSRENIVVAASQTLLAGAVLGLISIGTLSAAAAAVAGNTGAATITASPAVAVGTPTGVYKLTAVSTGATAAFLLESPDGVALGEATTGTAATIGGIGPFTITDAGTDPAIGDQFTITVTDAAATGEGQYVKHDPEGVNGSQNVAGILYDGVVTGVGETARAVAIVRDAEVIAARLVWDDHDAGEKTAAIAALKAMGVIVRA
- a CDS encoding S49 family peptidase encodes the protein MRNPARLAAALSGRPLLMREASVPALARMLGVEAGERGSPLATFVGRARRAFAGREDQQVRTEPLATAPRWVGEPDATGSGWVLKDGVGILEIEGPLMAEGFGWGETWYHGYDTLYRAYEEMFADARVGAIWEVVRSPGGVVDAGLPELAAFKRANRDAAGGKPIHAFLRDGYSAAYWEPSASDRIVAARESGVGSIGAVVTWCGMAGALEKDGLEIRAFTFGKRKADASPFAPLSETAEASLQAEIDQCGRWFVADVLAGRPTLTEEAVLATEAGCFFGDSDNPALSALHHGLVDEIATERTAFAAIRDLAAARLSTSPAPNRAPAATKDTDMKRSAVMAAARKAGLSKDQIRKLGAELPEDEAPADEDEGEDDEVSDQDETDEEATSDAADGDEDEEGEVDAKVAKAILNHPEAKGREDMAQDLAFTPGITEARAVRLLSKAPKGAGKGQLASVLAGSQRLGPDADTGKDKGPASASSTWAKNRPAARR
- a CDS encoding phage portal protein; the protein is MTAMPRLVDTAGRPLMRAEAAAPGGRLGPDRAHEGARRTGAFQTNWRPGLTSADTWLYDRDEVIARSRDVGRNEGVGASASMRVVNAAVGFRWDFTSKPNARLLGISHEAARELGADIDALWEASAYGIHFTCDAERQLTFGGLLRMSAAHIFNDGEMVGIVEYAHDEPTRFRTRLRVIDPDRLSNPNGLPDSPTLRGGVEKNRDGVPVLYHIREGHPSDLGANASMVWRAVPRYSTNLGRPQVLHAYDKLRAGLTRGVTRFASVLKLFRSLSKYTDKTIEAAALNALFLGFVKSNAGPSATSESFSADDVSEWAEGREDYYKDNPVEVDGVQFPVLGPDDDITMQTTARDTSGFDGFTRAILRLIAAALGVTYEELSMDFSQTNYSSARAALLIAWKETLALRGLIEQQIAWPFFAAWLEEAFDIGALRIPDGAPDFYEAIDAYVEGRWRGPGRGHIDPTKEILAAAARMEAGITTMEDECADYDGSSWEEKLEQKARETARKRDLGIVADAVEASGEDPEGDRQRDERPGGRARTALQRVAEIADSADHNAFLDARPVAA